gagtaaccagagttcacagttccagaaacccttcagcaacaacagcagaggctatggaaactcatactaccagaatccaccaccacagactcaggaAGGCAAGATCGAAGCaatgcttgacagagttctggaaGGATAGCAACAATCACTGTGGATTTCAATGGGAACATAGATTCAgcctacaacagtctgaacacaaaattgagaccttagggactcaagtaaggaagcttgaaatgcaagtggttcagactggagacactgtaaagaggcaagaagccttggctagagaggtaggagttgagaaagcaaaacaccacgtgaatgccatcctAGATgctgatttctggcaagtggtgaagcatgagaagctttGAGAAGGGGATTtcgaagttgaaagctccatgagttttggcggatcacattggtgtcgaccgatgtcaatggatgcacatcgatcgacagaccaggACGAAGATCGATCGACGGATTACtctggacatcgatcgacgtcatctgctgaatcgactgcggagtgtagtgcagttcgaatcatgactcatgaggaattcgcagaaaaacatcctcacccacccacccctttctacgtcaaaatcgatcgaccgcATGAGccagccatcgatcgacagagagagaccgacatcgatcgaccaccctcacctcccatcgatcgacgggcaccTCTCACCTACAGAGTGCGATTACCTTCTATTGATAGTAACggaatcaacgcactcagaccaccacctaaacctttagcaaacccaccagaacctaccaccaacccttcagacactacaccagagcctatgcaagttgatgaggcAACTGAGGGAAGAGtgttaaggaaaaggaaggagaagattcctaaacaccttaagagggaagctaatgagaaggagatggatggtttcactaagagagtcctcagaatcccagtggagaaatattttgatgaagtttattacacacaccggttgtggatgttcttcagagaaactaaggagactgaggaggacattaggagaatgtttcattacatcagggaaaggatgaaactaaggatcacattgaagaagaagagtgatcctgggaagtttgcaataccctGTATGGTAAAAggtattgaatttccccatgcactttgtgacacaggagcatcagtcagtatcctacctaaggttatggcagaccagctgggtctgaaaatagagccctcatcagaatctttcaccttcgtggatctttcagaaaggagctcaggaggcatcataagGGACCtcgaggtacagattggtaatgcccttgtcccagtagattttcatgtcctggacatcaagcttaactggaactcttcacttctgcttggaagagctaTCCTAGccacagtaggagctgtatgtgacatgaacaccaacaTATTGTGTCTGACACTGATAGATCCAGACATCCACTATGACCTAGTTCGAATTTGAGACAACAGGTCAACGTCATGGAGCTTAgaaatgatcttggctacattgcagcatgccattgtggagtaGAGTACGAAAccgagtactcggaatcgatcgacactcacactatcacatcgatcgattccaatgagtcaccgaCGACAGATGAACGCTATTCCACGTCGCTCGACGGGAAGCAACCGGTAGACCACTCCACATTACCAGATCAATACTATCCAGATtttgcctttcaacaacccaacaagaACGGACGAGATgactattccataggcagttgggcagatagtggattccatgaaagttttgcacatgaaagcgtcgatcgacaacagTAGAAGAGCAGCGATCGATAACCGCCAATGCGATACCGAGTACGTTTACCAGATCTTGATGCACACCGCTTTAAGGAAACTCAAAATCCATCTCAGACCTTAGTTTGCTTGAAAACAACACAGAAGATAAGTCAACAATCTGCAGAAGCACCAGAGCAAGAGTAATTAACCCTACCTGAAACCTCTTTCGttgagagtgtcgatcgacgacatCTCCcaggtatcgatcgacaccaaacAGACGGATATGAACCTGCCATGGAAAGGCAGGCAACGAAAGAAGAAATTTCAATTGAGAAGAGAGTGAAATCTAGGAAACCCTATATTCCCAAACACCTCAAGCGAGAAGTTAACAAAGAGGAACTTGAAGGATTTCACAAGAGGGTGAAGAGGGTTCCTAAGGatacgtctttcgaggatgcaTATCATAAGTATAGACTTGGTAATTTCTTCAGAAAGAGCAGAGAGACTGATAAGGATATTGTGCTCTTATTCAACAAGGTCAGCCGTAAACCCAAGAGGACACTGAAGAAGGAATAAGATCCTGGAAAGTTCCTGATTCCATGCTCTATACGTAGCCACCATTTACCAAACGCCCTATGCGATATTGGATCTGCAGTTAGCATCATGGCCATAGACACTGCTGAGCTATTAGGACTGAAGATGGAACCTTCTAAAGATAGTATCACTTCCGTGGATAGCTCCCGAGTAAAGTCAGCAGGCATGATCACGAATGTTAAGGTGGAGATAGAGGAATGCATTATCCTTGTGGACTTTCATGCTATGGATATCAAATCAGGCAAGACATCTCCACTTCTTTTTGGAAGAGCCTTCATGGCTACAGTGGGGGCAGTTTGTGATCTTAAGAGAAATAAGATGTGTCTGACTAATGTTGATGAAACTGTCTTCTATGATCCCACggaaaagaagaaaagtgaGGAGCTTATTTCATGCATAGAGATGTTTGAAGATGCAGGACCTACAGCTGATTCAAATCGCGAGCCTGCAAAACCAGAATCAGTGTCGTTCGACATTAGAATTGCAGCATCGGTCGACATCCAGTcatcaaaatcgatcgacaataaACCTTCAGCATCGGACGACTCTCAgtcttcagaatcgatcgacacgaAGCCTtcagcatcggtcgacaccCTCCGACTTTCAGAACAGCCCAAGACTGAAAAGTCTAAGTCTGAGGGATTGTCCAAgaatagaaagaagaaaaagaaaaggaatgcAGATGCGGATTCCCTATCAGTAGTTCCTTTGCAATGTCAAGAGGGTAGTCTTGAGTATAGAGTGCGCTGCAGAGGAGATTCTAAACCTTTTACAAAAGTTAGAGTGCTATGTAATTCAGAGctgagagagaaaggagaagtttATGCAAGAGCCTTTCTCAACTGCATCAACAAAATGAGTAAGAGAGACACTTAGACTTGTTTTGGAGCAAGTACACATCCTTATCCGGACTAAATCACATCttcaaagtcaagctaaatgactataacaaagcgctgagtgggaggcgaCCCACTATTAGGCAATTTCTTTcagtttagtttagattgttactgattaaagtttttatttattgcaggtcaaaaaaaaaaaaaaaattccgaggaagacgAGTTTGCACGAGGATCGATGATGGCTGCGCAggatcgatcgacagagcatcactAGCATtgatcgatcgccacttaatTGTGTCGATCAACAGAGCTTCAAGAGTATtaatcgccacttaactgtgctGGTCGAAACTCACATCGAAGTCAGTTAGCTATTTAGAAGAAGAGACGATTGCCCAACATATCGATCGACGAGATCATGTCGATATCGATCAACAGTACATTACTTGCAGCGACCGATGGTCactcctttccatcgatcgacacttaatCCGGTCAGGTATATCGTTATAACTTGTTAaattgagtacttatgatttatttatcaccataactccgactagatatacactgggaacaatgtaatttaagtctgggcgGAGGTTTACTGATACCTTGTTTATTGTGAGTCTTATcaaatgtttacaaaaaaagtttGATCGAGTCAAGAAAGGGATTATGATCAAATACAATTTTACTTACTATGTAACCACTCTCTAGCACCATTCCTTGAAGTTATTGACTGCAGGGTGTACTAAATGGAAATGCTAAAGTGAATCACCTGCCAATAACATCCACGCTAGCTGAGAAAGTCTAAAGGAACCGAAGCTGACTTCCAACCTTAATCAATTCAacttgcttgtcttggggcttggtatacattggatcAGATTTCTCTTTCAAGTCTGAAAGGTATAAGTCTGTAAATTTTTGGTttccttctctcctctctttggcatccagaaaaaaaaaaagattgaaatgaTTTCCTGGAAGAGGCAGAGGGGTATGAGTGTCTCCTGTGACCCCATTATTCTAAGTCTGAAAGGAATGATCACATATTGTGGAAACgaggggtaggagtgtctcCTGTGAACCCGGTATGCGCTACACTTTGTcaaataaaagctacaaaagTAAACAAGTCAATGAGATGAACAAGGTGGACTGTATCAGAATCAATATTCATTGAAATTGAAACTATAGAGATTCAAAGAAGAGACATATAGGGAGAAAGGAAACTAGAATAAGACTACATGTTTACTCAGATACCTACTAAAGTAAGAGTCCATGTGTCCTTTGGTCGTTACTCCCAAGATTTAGCCTACATATTTATATGCATAAATGAAGTCAGTAGAGGGGTATGTCAGGCGGAATCAGCTAAACTGTGGGCTGGAAggtttggttgctaagctaagcTCTAGTACATGAAGTGCCTCTTAAGTTGGCACTGATCTGATGTGGCTTGCAATATTGCAGAGATAAAAGTAGTAAGTTTAAAATTGTGTAAGTCCccgctgttttcaaacctctttcacatGACTACtctatgttttgcttgaggacaagcaaaatggtaagtctgggcgagttgatataccatggatttttaCCCATTATTAGCAATGGTATATAGGTactttaagatatatttactacaatatagagtctatttagagtgtttacaggttcagggatgatttggaggaaagatgtgattttggtgtcttttggagccttttgaggtgcagagctGCACAGACATGTCAGATGTTTAgatatggatggagaccttccatCGGTGCGATTGAGCTCATCTTTTGACGCAAGATAGGAATTAGAGTTAGATTTCCAATTCCACCTGTTTGAGGTCAATTTAACAGTTAGACCAGAAGTTATACCCGTTTTACTCAGGAGTGGCCAGTCTGTCTCGCGAGAGAGAGCTGTTTACGGAACAAatggaatgtcgatcgacggtgaacccttaccatcgatcgacggtgatgacagaatatgggctgagcatattttatgaccgttTGAAGCCCCGAAGCCACACAAAGTTACCAAAATGCTTATAGACGACcaaaaaccctatttatgtatttctaaacCATTGTTGATGGCAACAAGCTCTCTATTATCCTATTCTATTATTTtctcttaggtttggagagaagatcaattctccttcagagattgattggaactccattggtttttgttggggtcaaaatcggtcacgacgaaaTTAATGTcagaaagtccgtaaaaatcggcatgacgcgaacaaaaacagagaaagacgcgaacaaggttgccgcgtagcaaccagcgcaaaagctggtcgctacgtagcgaccgagctctcaccaaagcaattaggcaactttccatttttttgttatttcgagctgcgactcaattaggtttagccgtcttagggtttctagaactagaaatctcgccgacagctctcgagcccaggcttataccttgttataaacgctcatacgcaaattcggaataagacttctctttgctctcttcttactattttttatactttatcgttgtcattatc
The window above is part of the Brassica napus cultivar Da-Ae chromosome C8, Da-Ae, whole genome shotgun sequence genome. Proteins encoded here:
- the LOC106412517 gene encoding uncharacterized protein LOC106412517 codes for the protein MAIDTAELLGLKMEPSKDSITSVDSSRVKSAGMITNVKVEIEECIILVDFHAMDIKSGKTSPLLFGRAFMATVGAVCDLKRNKMCLTNVDETVFYDPTEKKKSEELISCIEMFEDAGPTADSNREPAKPESVSFDIRIAASVDIQSSKSIDNKPSASDDSQSSESIDTKPSASVDTLRLSEQPKTEKSKSEGLSKNRKKKKKRNADADSLSVVPLQCQEGSLEYRVRCRGDSKPFTKVRVLCNSELREKGEVYARAFLNCINKMSKRDT